Proteins co-encoded in one Amia ocellicauda isolate fAmiCal2 chromosome 11, fAmiCal2.hap1, whole genome shotgun sequence genomic window:
- the lcp2a gene encoding lymphocyte cytosolic protein 2a isoform X2, with translation MSFDSIPSRSEVMSWNANRLAEYLKSMDLKDCEKVVKKYSITGPRFLEMSENDLQKFPKLNAPLISRLSHDINKKEEKKGLFGKRTAAHKYREPVEVSQDSDQGWDSEEFESDDYESPDAEDAGSGGDYESPTEGGGDSDYEPPPSDPLEDQTKIFPAKPICNNSEYIDNQNRGSSMKPSHSQPPAPPQRPGSSLPGFGNRMATCPLPPRRDESPQGAFRAPSKSPAAPPAPSVDRSKKPSFSGGSDSQPHLPGRKLDKAVTPPRRPPAVEKPPDPHRPPKPPLPVDRNGSSVGRRPLTARPFGQDHRDETQDDSPMGRPPLPQPGGGAPFSSNTFPLRSKAPLPRGGLPGLPSHSDSLPPGGSLPSRLQSAVDIHRSHSRGSGDIRPPLPPPQPQRPAIVPEPEDEQDLDPQWYVAQVTRPEAEGCLRRVNHDGTFLVRDSSKRSAAQPYVLMVLYHNKVYNIQIRYQSEQDVFLLGTGLKGKENFTSVSEIIQHHMQAPLLLIDGKDRSSGQQRQCLLTYPAGY, from the exons atgGACCTGAAGGACTGTGAAAAAGTGGTGAAGAAATACAGTATAACTGGACCTAGATTTCTG GAGATGTCAGAGAATGACCTTCAGAAATTCCCCAAGCTCAACGCACC GCTTATCAGCCGCCTGTCTCATGATATCAACAAAAAGGAGGAGAAGAAAGGGCTGTTTGGCAAGAG GACAGCAGCTCATAAATACAGAGAACCAG tagAGGTCTCTCAGGACAGTGATCAAGGCTGGGACTCAGAGGAGTTT gaaagTGATGACTATGAGAGTCCGGACGCAGAGGATGCTGGCAGTGGGGGGGACTACGAGTCTCCGACGGAGGGGGGCGGGGACAGCGACTATGAGCCCCCGCCCTCTGACCCCCTCGAGGACCAGACCAAGATCTTTCCAGCCAAGCCCATATGCAACAACTCTGAGTACAtag ATAACCAGAACCGCGGGTCCTCGATGAAGCCTTCTCACAGccagccccccgcccccccacagCGGCCCGGCTCCTCACTCCCGGGGTTCGGCAATCGCATG GCCACCTGCCCTTTGCCCCCCAGACGTGATGAGTCACCCCAAGGAGCATTCAGAGCCCCCAGCAAAT cccccgcTGCCCCGCCTGCCCCCTCAGTGGACCGCAGCAAGAAGCCCAGTTTCTCAGGAGGCTCCGACAGCCAGCCTCATCTGCCAG GAAGGAAGCTTGACAAG gctgtgACGCCGCCTCGCAG GCCCCCTGCAGTGGAGAAGCCCCCCGACCCGCATCGCCCGCCTAAGCCCCCCCTCCCAGTTGACCGGAACGGCTCCTCAGTGGGCCGCCGCCCACTCACTGCCAG ACCCTTTGGTCAGGACCACAGAGACGAG ACACAAGATGACA gtcCTATGGGACGGCCACCGCTTCCCCAGCCAGGAGGGGGAGCCCCCTTCAGCTCCAACACTTTCCCCCTGCGCTCCAAGGCACCCCTGCCCCGAGGAGGCCTGCCCGGGCTGCCCAGCCACTCTgacag tTTACCCCCTGGTGGCTCCCTGCCCTCTCGTCTGCAGTCAG CTGTGGATATCCACCGCTCTCACTCCCGTGGGTCAGGAGACATCAGGCCGCCACTGCCCCCACCACAGCCCCAGCGACCGGCCATTGTCCCTGAGCCTGAGGATGAGCAG GACCTGGACCCTCAGTGGTACGTGGCACAGGTGACCCGGCCTGAGGCAGAGGGCTGCCTGAGGAGGGTGAACCAT GACGGGACATTCCTGGTGAGAGACAGCTCTAAGCGGTCGGCGGCCCAGCCCTACGTGCTGATGGTGCTGTACCACAACAAGGTCTACAACATCCAGATCCGCTACCAGAGCGAGCAGGACGTCTTCCTGCTGGGCACCGGCCTAAAGGGCAAGGAG AACTTCACCTCGGTGAGCGAGATCATCCAGCACCACATGCAGGCGCCACTGTTGCTGATCGACGGGAAGGACCGCAGCTCGGGGCAGCAGCGCCAGTGTCTGCTCACATACCCCGCTGGGTACtga
- the lcp2a gene encoding lymphocyte cytosolic protein 2a isoform X3: protein MSFDSIPSRSEVMSWNANRLAEYLKSMDLKDCEKVVKKYSITGPRFLEMSENDLQKFPKLNAPLISRLSHDINKKEEKKGLFGKRTAAHKYREPEVSQDSDQGWDSEEFESDDYESPDAEDAGSGGDYESPTEGGGDSDYEPPPSDPLEDQTKIFPAKPICNNSEYIDNQNRGSSMKPSHSQPPAPPQRPGSSLPGFGNRMATCPLPPRRDESPQGAFRAPSKSPAAPPAPSVDRSKKPSFSGGSDSQPHLPAGRKLDKAVTPPRRPPAVEKPPDPHRPPKPPLPVDRNGSSVGRRPLTARPFGQDHRDETQDDSPMGRPPLPQPGGGAPFSSNTFPLRSKAPLPRGGLPGLPSHSDSLPPGGSLPSRLQSAVDIHRSHSRGSGDIRPPLPPPQPQRPAIVPEPEDEQDLDPQWYVAQVTRPEAEGCLRRVNHDGTFLVRDSSKRSAAQPYVLMVLYHNKVYNIQIRYQSEQDVFLLGTGLKGKENFTSVSEIIQHHMQAPLLLIDGKDRSSGQQRQCLLTYPAGY from the exons atgGACCTGAAGGACTGTGAAAAAGTGGTGAAGAAATACAGTATAACTGGACCTAGATTTCTG GAGATGTCAGAGAATGACCTTCAGAAATTCCCCAAGCTCAACGCACC GCTTATCAGCCGCCTGTCTCATGATATCAACAAAAAGGAGGAGAAGAAAGGGCTGTTTGGCAAGAG GACAGCAGCTCATAAATACAGAGAACCAG AGGTCTCTCAGGACAGTGATCAAGGCTGGGACTCAGAGGAGTTT gaaagTGATGACTATGAGAGTCCGGACGCAGAGGATGCTGGCAGTGGGGGGGACTACGAGTCTCCGACGGAGGGGGGCGGGGACAGCGACTATGAGCCCCCGCCCTCTGACCCCCTCGAGGACCAGACCAAGATCTTTCCAGCCAAGCCCATATGCAACAACTCTGAGTACAtag ATAACCAGAACCGCGGGTCCTCGATGAAGCCTTCTCACAGccagccccccgcccccccacagCGGCCCGGCTCCTCACTCCCGGGGTTCGGCAATCGCATG GCCACCTGCCCTTTGCCCCCCAGACGTGATGAGTCACCCCAAGGAGCATTCAGAGCCCCCAGCAAAT cccccgcTGCCCCGCCTGCCCCCTCAGTGGACCGCAGCAAGAAGCCCAGTTTCTCAGGAGGCTCCGACAGCCAGCCTCATCTGCCAG CAGGAAGGAAGCTTGACAAG gctgtgACGCCGCCTCGCAG GCCCCCTGCAGTGGAGAAGCCCCCCGACCCGCATCGCCCGCCTAAGCCCCCCCTCCCAGTTGACCGGAACGGCTCCTCAGTGGGCCGCCGCCCACTCACTGCCAG ACCCTTTGGTCAGGACCACAGAGACGAG ACACAAGATGACA gtcCTATGGGACGGCCACCGCTTCCCCAGCCAGGAGGGGGAGCCCCCTTCAGCTCCAACACTTTCCCCCTGCGCTCCAAGGCACCCCTGCCCCGAGGAGGCCTGCCCGGGCTGCCCAGCCACTCTgacag tTTACCCCCTGGTGGCTCCCTGCCCTCTCGTCTGCAGTCAG CTGTGGATATCCACCGCTCTCACTCCCGTGGGTCAGGAGACATCAGGCCGCCACTGCCCCCACCACAGCCCCAGCGACCGGCCATTGTCCCTGAGCCTGAGGATGAGCAG GACCTGGACCCTCAGTGGTACGTGGCACAGGTGACCCGGCCTGAGGCAGAGGGCTGCCTGAGGAGGGTGAACCAT GACGGGACATTCCTGGTGAGAGACAGCTCTAAGCGGTCGGCGGCCCAGCCCTACGTGCTGATGGTGCTGTACCACAACAAGGTCTACAACATCCAGATCCGCTACCAGAGCGAGCAGGACGTCTTCCTGCTGGGCACCGGCCTAAAGGGCAAGGAG AACTTCACCTCGGTGAGCGAGATCATCCAGCACCACATGCAGGCGCCACTGTTGCTGATCGACGGGAAGGACCGCAGCTCGGGGCAGCAGCGCCAGTGTCTGCTCACATACCCCGCTGGGTACtga
- the lcp2a gene encoding lymphocyte cytosolic protein 2a isoform X1: MSFDSIPSRSEVMSWNANRLAEYLKSMDLKDCEKVVKKYSITGPRFLEMSENDLQKFPKLNAPLISRLSHDINKKEEKKGLFGKRTAAHKYREPVEVSQDSDQGWDSEEFESDDYESPDAEDAGSGGDYESPTEGGGDSDYEPPPSDPLEDQTKIFPAKPICNNSEYIDNQNRGSSMKPSHSQPPAPPQRPGSSLPGFGNRMATCPLPPRRDESPQGAFRAPSKSPAAPPAPSVDRSKKPSFSGGSDSQPHLPAGRKLDKAVTPPRRPPAVEKPPDPHRPPKPPLPVDRNGSSVGRRPLTARPFGQDHRDETQDDSPMGRPPLPQPGGGAPFSSNTFPLRSKAPLPRGGLPGLPSHSDSLPPGGSLPSRLQSAVDIHRSHSRGSGDIRPPLPPPQPQRPAIVPEPEDEQDLDPQWYVAQVTRPEAEGCLRRVNHDGTFLVRDSSKRSAAQPYVLMVLYHNKVYNIQIRYQSEQDVFLLGTGLKGKENFTSVSEIIQHHMQAPLLLIDGKDRSSGQQRQCLLTYPAGY, translated from the exons atgGACCTGAAGGACTGTGAAAAAGTGGTGAAGAAATACAGTATAACTGGACCTAGATTTCTG GAGATGTCAGAGAATGACCTTCAGAAATTCCCCAAGCTCAACGCACC GCTTATCAGCCGCCTGTCTCATGATATCAACAAAAAGGAGGAGAAGAAAGGGCTGTTTGGCAAGAG GACAGCAGCTCATAAATACAGAGAACCAG tagAGGTCTCTCAGGACAGTGATCAAGGCTGGGACTCAGAGGAGTTT gaaagTGATGACTATGAGAGTCCGGACGCAGAGGATGCTGGCAGTGGGGGGGACTACGAGTCTCCGACGGAGGGGGGCGGGGACAGCGACTATGAGCCCCCGCCCTCTGACCCCCTCGAGGACCAGACCAAGATCTTTCCAGCCAAGCCCATATGCAACAACTCTGAGTACAtag ATAACCAGAACCGCGGGTCCTCGATGAAGCCTTCTCACAGccagccccccgcccccccacagCGGCCCGGCTCCTCACTCCCGGGGTTCGGCAATCGCATG GCCACCTGCCCTTTGCCCCCCAGACGTGATGAGTCACCCCAAGGAGCATTCAGAGCCCCCAGCAAAT cccccgcTGCCCCGCCTGCCCCCTCAGTGGACCGCAGCAAGAAGCCCAGTTTCTCAGGAGGCTCCGACAGCCAGCCTCATCTGCCAG CAGGAAGGAAGCTTGACAAG gctgtgACGCCGCCTCGCAG GCCCCCTGCAGTGGAGAAGCCCCCCGACCCGCATCGCCCGCCTAAGCCCCCCCTCCCAGTTGACCGGAACGGCTCCTCAGTGGGCCGCCGCCCACTCACTGCCAG ACCCTTTGGTCAGGACCACAGAGACGAG ACACAAGATGACA gtcCTATGGGACGGCCACCGCTTCCCCAGCCAGGAGGGGGAGCCCCCTTCAGCTCCAACACTTTCCCCCTGCGCTCCAAGGCACCCCTGCCCCGAGGAGGCCTGCCCGGGCTGCCCAGCCACTCTgacag tTTACCCCCTGGTGGCTCCCTGCCCTCTCGTCTGCAGTCAG CTGTGGATATCCACCGCTCTCACTCCCGTGGGTCAGGAGACATCAGGCCGCCACTGCCCCCACCACAGCCCCAGCGACCGGCCATTGTCCCTGAGCCTGAGGATGAGCAG GACCTGGACCCTCAGTGGTACGTGGCACAGGTGACCCGGCCTGAGGCAGAGGGCTGCCTGAGGAGGGTGAACCAT GACGGGACATTCCTGGTGAGAGACAGCTCTAAGCGGTCGGCGGCCCAGCCCTACGTGCTGATGGTGCTGTACCACAACAAGGTCTACAACATCCAGATCCGCTACCAGAGCGAGCAGGACGTCTTCCTGCTGGGCACCGGCCTAAAGGGCAAGGAG AACTTCACCTCGGTGAGCGAGATCATCCAGCACCACATGCAGGCGCCACTGTTGCTGATCGACGGGAAGGACCGCAGCTCGGGGCAGCAGCGCCAGTGTCTGCTCACATACCCCGCTGGGTACtga